The genomic stretch TTGAAACGATATTTAGGCAGGATTTCCGGTCCATTATTGGATCGATTCGATATTCAAATCGATGTGCCACCTGTTAAATCTCAGGAATTACTCTCTGAAAATTTTGAATCTGAGCCTTCTATGCTGATCCGTTCCCGC from bacterium encodes the following:
- a CDS encoding ATP-binding protein, coding for MAMNPCGCGFYGSMDHPCKCSPQQLKRYLGRISGPLLDRFDIQIDVPPVKSQELLSENFESEPSMLIRSR